Within Gilvibacter sp. SZ-19, the genomic segment TGTTCTTGCTGCAGTTTAAAAGCTTCGCTTATGCGGCGTCTTATCAAATTTCCAGAACCTTCTTGTAAGTTGGCCACACTGGGTGATATTTTAAAGGACTGTAAGTGTATATTGTAGACCCTTACGGTGTCTTGGTGGGCTACGATATCTGCAAAAAGTGCATTATTTCCTGTCTTATTAAAGTCAAAAGCCCCTTTATTTATTATTGGATGTTTGGAGAATATGGCATGCCCCATCCGTTTAGCTCCTTTGAAATGGGTATAACGATGCTTGAACGATCTAAACAGGTCGCTTTCGAGTTTATAATACTCTTGTAGAAGCAGAACATCGGGCTGGTGATCATCGATAAGCTGTTGCATCTTTTTGATCACATCCGGATCTGGATTTTCTCGATAAGCTTCGAACAATTCCACGTTAAAGGAAAGTACCTTTAAAGATTTGGCTGTAGTGGTCTGCTCGCCCGAGCCCCAACCCCAAAAGGCATTGAAATGAAAATAGGCAACGATAAGTAGTAGCGATGAAACCCAAATTCGCTTTTTAAGTCGAAACAACCAATAGATCACAAAGGCCAAATTAACTGCCAATAGCGGAGAAACTAAGAGCGAGAGCGCGCTGAGCAGCGGAAAACTATCCGGAGCAATATAAGGGGTAATAAACGACAGTGTCAGCAAAATTGCTGCCACGACATTTAGCGCGTAAAGGATTCTATCGATCAGTTTCAATGATCGCGGATTTTTTTTAATTCGAGTCATTCCCCGCTTTAAACAAGAAGTCCTTTTCGGCCTTGCTCAAGGAGTCGTAACCACTCTTACCGATCTTGTCCAAAATGGCATCGATCTTTTTTTGTTGCTCGTCTTTAGATTCTTTGGCCTTGACACTACTTTGCCGCGGACCTTGTGGATTGCGGTGCACTTTTTTAAAAGGCCGCTTTTTACGCGGGCTAAAATAGCTCACCAAGCTATCCATTAAACGTTCAAAACCAGCTCCTATATTATTGCCTTTGGCCAATTGTTTGGCATAAGTATAACCAAAGATGGCACCACCCATGTGCGCCATTAAGCCCCCAGCATTATCTGAAGCGGGCAAAGCAATTAAATCTTTCAAAACAAAGAATGCAGCAATCTGCCAAAGTTTTATGTTAAACATAAAAACGCGCATTTCTGCATTTGGCGTATATGTGGCTATAAAAACCATTATGGCAAAAACTGCCGCAGAGGCTCCTTGTAAGTTACCAACAGTAAAATCGTTAAAGGCCGGGAACAAATTAAAGGCCAGTATGGTAAGGGCTCCTCCCGCCACTCCTCCGAGTAAATAAAGGGTCAATAAGGTCCTTTCTTTAAAGAGATTGAGCACTATGTTCCCAAACCAATACAAGATCAGCATGTTCCAGAAAATATGCCAAAAACCACTGTGCAAAAAGGCATAGCTAAAGAAGGTCCATGGTTTATAGAGAAAATCCCAAGTCTGTAAAGGAAGTACGAACCAAGACTTCAGATCGGCCTCATTCAGCCTAAAAATAAAGGCGCCTAAATAGAAGACAAAAAAGACTATGGCATTGATCACTATAAGTTTGATCAATACACTAGACATTCTGTATTTCTGTAAAAGGTCTTGCGCCATGCTATTGGGGATTAAATCTGGATTTTCGCCAACTCCAAGCCATAATAAAACCAAACAGGGCTCCGCCTACGTGCGCCCAATGGGCTATTCCGGGTAGGTTGTCCGTTAGGTTCATCACTGTATAACCTATCAAGATCAAGGGTACAAAGTATTTGGCTTTAATAGGCACGGGGAAGAATATCATCATCAATTGTGCATTTGGGTAATAGACCGCAAAGGCCGTCATTATACCATAAACTGCACCAGAGGCTCCCACAGCCGGCACAAAGTATCCTTCAAAATTAACTTGAGGATAGTTCACAAATATCTGACCTTGGGCTATGGCCTGATCTATCACATCTCTGCCAATACCGGCCTGCATCAGTTCGTTGATGTCCAATTGCAGATCGATATAATTGGCTATGGTGTGGATCAGCGCTGCGCCCAATCCGGCAGAGAAATAAAAGAACAAAAAGCGCTTAGACCCCCATTGACGTTCTAAAGGCGTACCGAACATCCAGAGTCCCAACATGTTAAAGGCTATGTGCGACACGCCACCGTGCATGAACATATGGGTGACCGGCTGCCAGAATTTGAACGATGGATTCTCGTAATAGTAGAGCGAAAACAGCTGATACATCGTATCTGGCATAGTCATAGTACCCACAAACACTATGACGTTTATGATCAAAAGAACCTTTACTGTTTCTGAGATGGAATACACTAGAACTTATTATCTATTTCGGTGTTCGTAATTATTTTAAAGGTCGGCTTTCCAAAAGGACTCAAATTAGACTCCTTGCAGGCAAACAACTGATTGATCATGTGCTGCTGCTCATCTTTGCTGAGTTTAGCTCCTGTTTTTACACTTAAGCTTTTCGCCATGGACTTGGCAAGAACGTCATTGGCACTAAAGCTCATGCCCGGCACATCCGTGCTGAGATCTGCCAATAGATTTTCTATGATCTGTCCGACTTGTTCAGGCTTTACCGCTGTCGGTATGGCACTTAAGGTTACTTGCTCCTCTGCAGAAAAACTAAACCCTAAATGATCCAAACCGTCTTTTACTTCCTCCAATAAAGCCTTTTGCTTGCTGTCTAAGTCTAAACTTATGGGAAACAACAGGGCTTGACTGTTGGCGGCATCGGCAGTCATTCTTTTCAGGTAATCTTCATAAAGCACGCGTTGATGCGCTCTTTGCTGATGCACTAAAAGCATACCTCCCTTGGTAGGGCTAGCTAAATACTTTCCAAACAATTGCATACTTGGCAACTGCGCTTCGTTTTCTGCATCTTCGAAAAATCGACCACTGACCTCTTGACTCTCTAAGGTGATCTCATCCAGAGCAGTTTCTCCAAATTCTTTATTGTCGACCTGAGTATAAAGCGCCTCCCAAGACGGCTGATGCTCTTGCAAGCGTTGGTAATTGGAACGTCCACTGTTAGACTTCTCTTTGAACGGATTAAAGCTCGGATCTACGGCAATGCTAGGCATTTTAGGCGCAGCCTGCTTCATCTCATAAGGCGTATCCAAAGAATCATCTCGGTTAAAATCTAAGACCGGCGCCACATTGAACTGCCCCAAACTGTGTTTTACCGCGGCTTGTAGCATGGCATAAATGGTGTGGTCGTCGTCGAATTTGATCTCTGTTTTGGTTGGATGGATATTGATATCTATGCTGTCTGTTGGCACTTTTAAGAACAAGAAATATCCGGGCACCGTTTTATCCTTTAGCAGTCCGTCAAAGGCTGCGGTAACTGCGTGATGCAAATAGGACGATTTAATGAATCGATCGTTTACAAAGAAGAACTGATCTCCTCGCGATTTTTTAGCAAACTCAGGCTTGATCACAAAACCGCTTACGGAAACCACCTCTGTTTCTTCTGTTACAGGCACTAGACGTTCTTTGGTTTTTGGGCCGAATATTCCTGTAATGCGCTGTTTTAAATTAGCTTGAGGCAACGAGAACAGCAGCGAATCATTGGAATGTAAACTAAAGGCCAGATCGGGATGAGCTAAGGCCACGCGGTGAAATTCGTCTATGATGTGTCGCAATTCTACAGGATTGCTCTTTAAAAAGTTGCGACGCGCCGGAATATTAAAAAACAGATTCTTTACAGAGATCACTGTTCCTACCGGGGTGACACATTCTGAAACTTCAGAGATCTCACTACCTGCTATCTTCACCTCGGTTCCAACTTCCGCATCTGCCATGCGTGTTTTTAGACTCACCTGAGCCACCGCAGCGATAGACGCTAATGCTTCCCCTCTGAATCCTTTGGTGTGAAGTTTAAAAAGATCTTCAGCCTGGTGGATCTTAGAGGTTGCATGCCTCTCAAAACAGGCTTGGGCGTCTTCTGCGGACATGCCCGAACCGTTATCTATAAGTTGAATTAAAGTCTTCCCGGAATCTTTGACTACCAATTGTAGCTCTGTTGCTCCTGCATCTACAGCATTCTCTAGCAACTCCTTCACAACAGAAGCAGGTCTTTGAACCACCTCTCCTGCAGCGATCTGGTTGGCCACATGTTCAGGTAAACGCGTTATTGTAACTGCCATTTATCGAGTTGTCGTAAAGATGGATAGATCAAAATCAATGAGAAATAAGAACAAGATGATCAGCACCGCAACGATGATCAGCACACGGCGATTCACTTCTTGACTCGGATTGCCTTTGTAATCGGCCCAGGCGTGTTTGAACTTGTTCTTAAGTCCACGAGCCGGCGAAGATGCTGTGCGATATTCATCAAAACGATTGCCCATCTCAAATGGACGCTTACCCCCGTTCTTATAGTATCGAGGTTCGTAGTCGTACCGTTTGTTCTTACGTGTTTTGAATATTCCCATTGTACTCAACCAAATTTACTAAAATAGCTGCGTTTGTTAAAGTAGCTTTTCTCCTTTAACAAAACAAAAACAATGCCAGAGCAAATAAGGCTTGATCTAGAATTTACTTTCTTTTCTGAGTTGCGCCATTTCTATGGCCGCAATAGCAGCTTCTGTACCTTTGTTACCGTGCTTACCACCCGAACGATCTATGGCTTGTTGCATGTTGTTATCGGTAAGTACACAGAAAATTACAGGAATGCCTCCAGCTGCGTTGAGTTGCGCAATTCCATTGGTCACGCCTTGACAAACAAAGTCAAAATGCTTGGTCTCTCCTTGGATGACACTTCCAATCACGATAACAGCATCCAACATATCGTAGGATTCACGCATGCGTTGTGCTCCGTAGATCAGCTCATAGCTTCCCGGTACGTTCCAGCGCACAATATTATCGTTAATAGCTCCGCAGTCTTTAAGGGCATCAAAAGCACCTTGAAAGAGCCCTTCGGTAATTTCACTGTTCCACTTAGAAACCACCAAGCCAAATCTAAAATCCTTGGCGTTTGGTACCTCGGCCTTATTGTATGCCGATAAGTTGTTTCCTGCGGTTGCCATAATTACTGCATCACCTCGGCCTGTCCTAAGAAGATATCGGCCTCTTGTACGAAAGTTGATTCTGGGAAACGCTCTTTGATCTGACTTAGTAAAGATACAGCCTCGCTGTAGTTACCGGCCTCAATAGCGCTCTTACCAGCTTTCAATAAGTATTTTGGTGTAGTGTAGTCGTTGGTGTTCAAATTGGCTGCCTGTTTGTAGTAATCCATGGCATCGCCAAACTCACCCAAAGCAGCAAAAGCATCTCCAATTCCTCCCTTAGCCTGTGGCGCAAGGATCTCGTCGGTGGCTTTAAAACCGTCTAGGCTTTCAATGGCTTTCTGGTACTGACCAGTTTGCAGATAAGCAATACCAGCGTAGTACTTAGCAAGGTTACCAGCATCGGTTCCGCCGTACTTAGCAATGATCTCTTCAAAACCGTATTGTCCGTTTCCGCCTTTAAGGGCCAAATTGAACAAGGAATCATTCTCTACAGCGGTCATGGCCTGCTCCCAGTAGTTCTGAGCCTGGAACATCTCATTCATGG encodes:
- a CDS encoding rhomboid family intramembrane serine protease encodes the protein MYSISETVKVLLIINVIVFVGTMTMPDTMYQLFSLYYYENPSFKFWQPVTHMFMHGGVSHIAFNMLGLWMFGTPLERQWGSKRFLFFYFSAGLGAALIHTIANYIDLQLDINELMQAGIGRDVIDQAIAQGQIFVNYPQVNFEGYFVPAVGASGAVYGIMTAFAVYYPNAQLMMIFFPVPIKAKYFVPLILIGYTVMNLTDNLPGIAHWAHVGGALFGFIMAWSWRKSRFNPQ
- the ribH gene encoding 6,7-dimethyl-8-ribityllumazine synthase, which gives rise to MATAGNNLSAYNKAEVPNAKDFRFGLVVSKWNSEITEGLFQGAFDALKDCGAINDNIVRWNVPGSYELIYGAQRMRESYDMLDAVIVIGSVIQGETKHFDFVCQGVTNGIAQLNAAGGIPVIFCVLTDNNMQQAIDRSGGKHGNKGTEAAIAAIEMAQLRKESKF
- a CDS encoding tetratricopeptide repeat protein; the encoded protein is MATYKKRGGRPKTKVEQQTKIEEGSATAEVFNTLDEGANKAEQWVANNQKYIFGVIGLVALAILGYLAYQTYIQEPKEAKAMNEMFQAQNYWEQAMTAVENDSLFNLALKGGNGQYGFEEIIAKYGGTDAGNLAKYYAGIAYLQTGQYQKAIESLDGFKATDEILAPQAKGGIGDAFAALGEFGDAMDYYKQAANLNTNDYTTPKYLLKAGKSAIEAGNYSEAVSLLSQIKERFPESTFVQEADIFLGQAEVMQ
- a CDS encoding rhomboid family intramembrane serine protease, which codes for MAQDLLQKYRMSSVLIKLIVINAIVFFVFYLGAFIFRLNEADLKSWFVLPLQTWDFLYKPWTFFSYAFLHSGFWHIFWNMLILYWFGNIVLNLFKERTLLTLYLLGGVAGGALTILAFNLFPAFNDFTVGNLQGASAAVFAIMVFIATYTPNAEMRVFMFNIKLWQIAAFFVLKDLIALPASDNAGGLMAHMGGAIFGYTYAKQLAKGNNIGAGFERLMDSLVSYFSPRKKRPFKKVHRNPQGPRQSSVKAKESKDEQQKKIDAILDKIGKSGYDSLSKAEKDFLFKAGNDSN
- a CDS encoding endonuclease/exonuclease/phosphatase family protein encodes the protein MTRIKKNPRSLKLIDRILYALNVVAAILLTLSFITPYIAPDSFPLLSALSLLVSPLLAVNLAFVIYWLFRLKKRIWVSSLLLIVAYFHFNAFWGWGSGEQTTTAKSLKVLSFNVELFEAYRENPDPDVIKKMQQLIDDHQPDVLLLQEYYKLESDLFRSFKHRYTHFKGAKRMGHAIFSKHPIINKGAFDFNKTGNNALFADIVAHQDTVRVYNIHLQSFKISPSVANLQEGSGNLIRRRISEAFKLQQEQAAEVLAHSQQSGYPVIMGGDLNNTAFSYVYRKFALVYQDAYAEAGSGLGSTFTFDFYPIRIDYIFADKELKINSFKTLDRPFGDHAPILGVVGWD
- the mutL gene encoding DNA mismatch repair endonuclease MutL, which produces MAVTITRLPEHVANQIAAGEVVQRPASVVKELLENAVDAGATELQLVVKDSGKTLIQLIDNGSGMSAEDAQACFERHATSKIHQAEDLFKLHTKGFRGEALASIAAVAQVSLKTRMADAEVGTEVKIAGSEISEVSECVTPVGTVISVKNLFFNIPARRNFLKSNPVELRHIIDEFHRVALAHPDLAFSLHSNDSLLFSLPQANLKQRITGIFGPKTKERLVPVTEETEVVSVSGFVIKPEFAKKSRGDQFFFVNDRFIKSSYLHHAVTAAFDGLLKDKTVPGYFLFLKVPTDSIDINIHPTKTEIKFDDDHTIYAMLQAAVKHSLGQFNVAPVLDFNRDDSLDTPYEMKQAAPKMPSIAVDPSFNPFKEKSNSGRSNYQRLQEHQPSWEALYTQVDNKEFGETALDEITLESQEVSGRFFEDAENEAQLPSMQLFGKYLASPTKGGMLLVHQQRAHQRVLYEDYLKRMTADAANSQALLFPISLDLDSKQKALLEEVKDGLDHLGFSFSAEEQVTLSAIPTAVKPEQVGQIIENLLADLSTDVPGMSFSANDVLAKSMAKSLSVKTGAKLSKDEQQHMINQLFACKESNLSPFGKPTFKIITNTEIDNKF
- a CDS encoding riboflavin synthase subunit beta, yielding MGIFKTRKNKRYDYEPRYYKNGGKRPFEMGNRFDEYRTASSPARGLKNKFKHAWADYKGNPSQEVNRRVLIIVAVLIILFLFLIDFDLSIFTTTR